The following are encoded in a window of Clarias gariepinus isolate MV-2021 ecotype Netherlands chromosome 8, CGAR_prim_01v2, whole genome shotgun sequence genomic DNA:
- the slf2 gene encoding SMC5-SMC6 complex localization factor protein 2 isoform X2, producing the protein MKSNLRQHITSMVKDYIPLGGPTHHRVDDRRRDHSVPQSSPQGTNKKNEHTLKPLNPLVQCTPPPHKTFVQGGRDRSSTVFSAGPKKIIAKSQKSPTNGIVPMRKVQFNNNIHLDNDRSCQSARKKNASLQRKNSYVQEKEFALAFCKQLNENLKVGGSVLQTGNSQQKMPSVHPPLISSSKSESHKALAPPNSQRRQSFQSSASQQSQPSVKKMHKPSDWDQCSSLLSQGEHAHHQANTPGVRSLSLKRRRTSSAERHGDGKRLCQEDVGFVPTPICVSSSNVSSPPKFVKCAFLKTTNSSVLTLNEKKSPTNNNHAGDRIKSTNNVSKQLFQEPRPESHKLSTILSIVVDGTGHQKEEVKRSTENKWLIDNSSTTDPCHSLSSKLNKKQSSPVFSYTSSVPSHMDKSKTCNPLQQEVTSPPFFNIMGSHNSKTITKERKDVADKQDLVWKDPIDLELGEEMEVESCVLSLSSSHSSAEDHLLSLKEILEGSTRVPDTPEKTTFSEPSTPGFKLAPEDLKSKAPNYKNTLEQMLKEKEQNQKAKELEMQLLQACKEDLLKLDEDENAEAGLSHEQKEFLQRFSVSSCVIRDVHPGEEVFALNNSGRLFSHQSLDLRKIGVTPKNREQERLLQARSEQLVLQLCTGLFRRAYSSSPCQPQVTRWLFQMMSVHPNPVICDQILQDMKSIALSAATQIVEKNNKKFMVWVPSIQDVALVFINMGVSFVSLFPLEDLQPPFTEGDLLESLEIKPDGTRPEKESDPFPQHNFVNIIKYLTICAALCPMVYSDEELLLLLTLVCRVSLETHLQLLPTGDLCCLLQHILSNMTHWELQLPKVCQAITNLSEDHHNLRRLVQLLPHSGRGKQLKRHVSVSVISKLLNHRCTYTPSCTEFQLSDLRRYLPRMRPSMLLKGLMAAKITEPQESDDVATTPDQQAYYLCYSLLALTNEASNFEFLPSTQRNELLLLSAELEKHVKCDIRESEKMLYRSKVKDFVARIYTKWQVLLQRSRPREGKLYDYWKPLPEDEVSLKDESQFTEQEDAEESLTEESDIVQSEEEECMEEKDEVPVESEEQLEDSVEQIPKKIEEFQEAPSDIKEEQSIRNQDDEEAEEKKDDSLIDELLRSCSHGSVETDEDEDEEELLKDDETLEKNGDLAGGENDESDKVDDADLLHKTNKEVLLNEIWTCSPRHNY; encoded by the exons CCAACACATCACAGAGTTGATGATAGAAGAAGAGATCACTCAGTGCCACAAAGCTCACCTCAGGGGACGAATAAAAAGAATGAACACACTCTGAAACCTTTAAACCCACTCGTACAATGCACACCTCCTCCTCATAAAACTTTTGTGCAAGGAGGGAGGGATAGATCTTCAACAGTGTTTTCTGCAGGccctaaaaaaattattgcaaaaAGCCAGAAGAGTCCCACTAATGGCATTGTACCAATGAGAAAAGTCCAATTTAACAATAACATTCACTTGGATAATGACAGATCCTGCCAATctgctaggaaaaaaaatgcttctttACAAAGGAAGAATTCATATGTTCAAGAAAAAGAATTTGCCCTCGCTTTCTGTAAGCAGTTGAATGAGAATTTAAAG gTTGGAGGGTCTGTGCTGCAGACAGGTAACAGTCAGCAAAAGATGCCCTCTGTGCATCCGCCGCTCATTTCCTCTTCTAAGTCTGAGAGCCACAAAGCGTTAGCTCCACCTAACTCTCAGAGAAGACAGAGTTTTCAAAGTAGTGCGAGTCAGCAAAGCCAACCATCTGTTAAAAAGATGCACAAACCGAGCGATTGGGATCAGTGTTCATCTTTACTTAGCCAG ggagaacatgcacatcaCCAAGCAAATACACCAG GTGTCAGATCTCTATCCTTGAAGAGACGGAGAACATCCAGTGCAGAAAGACACGGAGATGGCAAGAGATTGTGTCAGGAAGATGTTGGATTTGTCCCAACTCCGATTTGTGTCAGTTCTTCAAATGTCAGCTCACCGCCAAAGTTTGTCAAATGTGCCTTCCTGAAGACAACTAATTCCTCTGTGTTGACTCTAAATGAGAAAAAATCTCCAACAAATAACAATCATGCTGGAGACAGGATAAAGTCTACCAACAATGTATCCAAACAGCTTTTTCAAGAACCAAGGCCAGAAAGTCATAAACTCTCGACAATCCTAAGCATTGTCGTCGATGGAACAGGTCATCAAAAAGAAGAAGTGAAAAGGTCTACTGAAAATAAATGGCTTATTGACAACTCATCCACTACTGACCCTTGTCACTCACTTTCTAGCAAACTTAATAAGAAACAAAGTTCGCCGGTCTTCTCATACACAAGTTCTGTGCCAAGCCATATGGATAAGTCTAAGACCTGCAATCCTCTCCAGCAAGAAGTTACATCACCCCCCTTTTTTAACATCATGGGCTCACACAATTCAAAGACCATTACAAAAGAAAGGAAGGATGTAGCAGATAAGCAAGACCTGGTGTGGAAGGACCCCATAGATTTGGAGCTAGGTGAGGAAATGGAGGTAGAGAGCTGTGTTCTCAGCCTCAGCAGCAGCCATAGTAGTGCGGAGGATCATTTGCTATCTTTAAAGGAGATCCTGGAGGGGAGCACTCGTGTACCTGACACTCCAGAGAAGACAACATTCTCTGAGCCCAGCACTCCAGGCTTTAAACTTGCA ccgGAGGATCTTAAAAGTAAGGCTCCAAATTACAAGAACACACTGGAGCAAATGCTGAAGGAGAAGGAGCAGAATCAAAA aGCTAAGGAGCTTGAAATGCAGCTACTTCAAGCTTGTAAAGAAGATCTGTTGAAACTGGATGAAGATGAAAATGCTGAAGCAGGACTTTCACATGAGCAAAA GGAATTCTTACAGAGATTCTCAGTTAGCTCGTGCGTCATAAGAGACGTCCACCCTGGAGAGGAAGTTTTCGCTCTGAACAACTCTGGCCGACTCTTCAGCCATCAGAGTCTGGACCTGAGGAAGATTGGGGTTACCCCAAAAAACAGAGAACAGGAGAGACTTCTACA AGCGCGTTCAGAACAGCTTGTGCTGCAGCTGTGTACAGGATTGTTTAGAAGAGCCTACTCGTCTTCCCCTTGCCAGCCTCAGGTCACCCGCTGGCTTTTTCAG ATGATGTCAGTCCACCCAAACCCCGTCATCTGTGACCAGATTCTTCAGGACATGAAGTCTATTGCCTTGTCCGCTGCTACACAAATAG TGGAGAAAAACAATAAGAAGTTTATGGTGTGGGTGCCCAGTATACAGGATGTTGCACTAGTCTTCATCAACATGGGTGTATCATTTGTCAGTTTGTTTCCATTAGAGGATCTACAACCCCCTTTCACTGAGGGAGATCTGCT AGAGAGTTTGGAAATTAAGCCTGATGGTACAAGGCCTGAAAAAGAAAGTGACCCATTTCCACAGCATAATTTTGTGAACATTATCAAG TACCTGACAATTTGTGCAGCCTTGTGTCCAATGGTGTACAGTGATGAggagctgctgctgttgttgacTTTGGTGTGCAGAGTCAGTCTAGAGACACATTTACAGCTGCTGCCAACTGGAGACCTCTGCTGCCTGCTACAGCACATCCTCAGCAACATGACACACTGGGAACTGCAG TTGCCTAAGGTTTGCCAGGCCATTACTAATCTCAGTGAGGATCACCACAACCTCAGACGACTGGTACAACTTCTCCCTCACAGTGGTCGGGGAAA GCAATTGAAGAGGCACGTGAGTGTGTCGGTCATCTCTAAACTCTTAAACCACAGATGCACTTATACCCCATCATGCACAGAATTTCAG CTGTCCGATCTGAGACGTTACCTACCTCGAATGCGTCCCTCCATGTTGTTAAAGGGCTTGATGGCTGCAAAGATCACAGAGCCACAGGAGTCTGATGATGTTGCCACTACTCCAGACCAGCAG GCTTATTACCTCTGCTATAGCCTTTTGGCTTTGACAAATGAAGCCTCAAATTTTGAGTTTTTACCCTCAACACAGAGA AacgagctgctgctgctgtccgCTGAACTAGAGAAACATGTTAAGTGCGACATCAGGGAGAGTGAGAAAATGCTTTACAGGAGTAAG gttaAGGACTTTGTTGCTAGAATATATACCAAATGGCAAGTGCTTCTACAAAGATCAAGACCCCGAGAG GGGAAGCTATATGATTATTGGAAACCTCTTCCTGAGGATGAAGTGTCTTTAAAGGATGAGAGCCAATTTACTGAGCAGGAAGATGCAGAGGAGTCACTGACTGAAGAGTCTGATATTGTCCAGTCGGAAGAGGAAGAGTGCATGGAAGAAAAAGATGAAGTACCCGTGGAGAGTGAGGAACAGCTAGAGGACAGTGTTGAACAGATTCCAAAAAAGATTGAAGAGTTTCAGGAGGCTCCATCTGACATAAAAGAGGAACAAAGCATTAGAAATCAGGATGATGAAGAAGCAGAGGAGAAAAAAGATGATTCTTTAATAGATGAACTGCTTAGAAGTTGTTCTCATGGATCAGTAGAGACtgatgaggatgaagatgaagaagagCTTCTTAAAGATGATGAGACTCTAGAAAAAAATGGAGATCTTGCCGGGGGAGAAAATGATGAGTCTGACAAAGTAGATGATGCAGATCTGttacataaaacaaataaagaggTACTTTTAAATGAAATCTGGACATGTTCACCTAGACATAACTATTAA